The following proteins come from a genomic window of Blattabacterium cuenoti:
- a CDS encoding ATP-dependent Clp protease proteolytic subunit: EKIEKDSDRDYWMTSVEAKEYGMIDEVLEGKK; this comes from the coding sequence TGAAAAAATAGAAAAAGATTCAGATAGAGATTACTGGATGACCTCTGTAGAAGCTAAAGAATACGGGATGATCGATGAAGTATTAGAAGGAAAAAAATGA
- a CDS encoding ATP-dependent Clp protease proteolytic subunit: MDCHKKSEEFMLYAKKHKRISSLTMNNYIKSMTPYIVEERKLNVAQMDVFSRLMMDRVIFLGTSIEDQVANIVQAQLLFLQSVDSMKDIQIYINSPGGDVYAGLGIYDTMQIVEPDIATICTGMAASMAAVLLCAGVKSKRSALKHSRIMIHQPIGATQGQASDIEITVREMLKLKKELYEIISKHSGVP, translated from the coding sequence ATGGATTGTCATAAAAAATCAGAAGAGTTTATGCTATATGCAAAAAAACATAAGAGAATTAGTAGTTTAACAATGAATAATTATATTAAATCCATGACTCCTTATATTGTTGAAGAAAGAAAATTAAATGTAGCTCAAATGGATGTTTTTTCTCGTTTAATGATGGATCGCGTCATTTTTTTAGGAACTTCAATAGAAGATCAAGTTGCAAACATAGTGCAAGCTCAACTATTATTTTTACAATCTGTAGATTCTATGAAGGATATACAAATATATATTAATTCTCCAGGAGGAGATGTTTATGCTGGATTAGGAATATATGATACAATGCAAATTGTAGAACCGGATATAGCAACTATTTGCACGGGAATGGCTGCATCTATGGCCGCTGTTTTACTTTGTGCAGGAGTTAAAAGTAAAAGATCAGCATTGAAACATTCTAGAATTATGATTCATCAACCTATAGGAGCAACACAAGGTCAAGCTTCAGATATTGAAATAACAGTTCGAGAAATGTTAAAATTGAAAAAAGAGCTTTATGAAATCATATCGAAACATTCAGGGGTCCCTAT
- a CDS encoding lipopolysaccharide biosynthesis protein, which produces MYRKLVIQTIIYSIGFVFPRIVNYVFLKFFTVFFKREEFSLYTDMYALSFIVIGFLSFGLENTYFRFLYKKNYNKEIVFSTGVIIQLLISSFFLVISIILIKYLSFIAGYHHHSEYFFMFFFIIFFDTICVLPMAWLRANDKPVQYSTISIVNILIQSFLMIYLFFYSDNIFYGKNTFFFFIFRWISSFTDKIGYIFFSNMISSLLNLFLVLPILLKKVTIKKFNKNLAIKMINYGIPIMIGTIAFSINENLDKILIKRWVSDEINGSYSACYKIASFMSLYLRIFRLGIEPFFFRKSKDSDAIYFYEEIIYMFILLGLIFYVLICGNINIFMEFLIDKKYHVAIPIIPIIMMGNLFLGIYTNLSIFYKIIDKPIIGTYISLIGVLITFLFNAIFIFISTDNSFMIPAWGTFTSYGFMLIVLYFWGKKQFLQFCNKKIKNIIMHFLFALFIVFMIKKEMELSFLLQFLYLIIIFFLEKKRLSNLIK; this is translated from the coding sequence TTGTACAGAAAACTAGTAATACAAACAATTATATACTCTATAGGATTTGTATTTCCTAGAATTGTGAATTATGTTTTTTTAAAATTTTTTACTGTTTTTTTTAAAAGAGAAGAATTCTCTCTTTATACAGATATGTATGCATTATCTTTCATCGTTATAGGATTTCTTTCTTTTGGATTAGAAAATACCTACTTTAGATTTTTATATAAAAAAAATTATAACAAAGAAATTGTTTTTTCAACGGGAGTTATAATACAATTGTTGATTAGTTCTTTTTTTTTGGTAATTTCTATAATTTTAATAAAGTATTTATCTTTCATTGCTGGATATCATCATCATTCAGAATATTTTTTCATGTTTTTTTTTATTATCTTTTTTGATACAATTTGTGTTCTTCCTATGGCTTGGCTTCGTGCAAATGATAAACCTGTACAATATTCTACAATAAGTATTGTAAATATATTAATACAATCATTTCTAATGATATATTTATTTTTTTATTCTGATAATATTTTTTATGGTAAAAATACTTTCTTTTTTTTCATTTTTAGATGGATTAGTTCTTTTACAGATAAAATAGGTTATATATTTTTTTCGAATATGATCTCTTCTTTACTAAATTTATTTTTAGTACTTCCTATTCTTTTGAAAAAAGTAACTATAAAAAAATTTAATAAAAATCTGGCTATCAAAATGATAAATTATGGAATTCCTATTATGATAGGAACTATAGCTTTTTCTATTAATGAAAATTTAGATAAAATTTTGATTAAAAGATGGGTTTCAGATGAAATAAATGGATCTTATTCAGCTTGTTATAAAATCGCCTCTTTCATGAGTTTGTATCTTAGAATTTTTAGATTAGGAATTGAACCTTTTTTTTTTAGAAAATCTAAAGATTCCGATGCAATATATTTTTATGAAGAAATCATTTATATGTTTATTTTATTGGGATTAATTTTTTATGTGTTAATATGTGGAAATATTAACATATTTATGGAATTTTTAATTGATAAAAAATATCATGTAGCTATTCCCATTATTCCCATAATAATGATGGGAAATCTTTTTTTGGGAATTTATACGAATTTATCCATCTTTTATAAGATTATAGATAAACCTATTATTGGAACTTATATCTCATTAATTGGTGTATTGATTACTTTTTTATTTAATGCTATTTTTATTTTTATTTCTACTGATAACAGTTTTATGATTCCGGCTTGGGGTACTTTTACGTCTTATGGATTTATGCTCATAGTTTTATATTTTTGGGGAAAAAAACAGTTTTTACAATTTTGTAATAAAAAAATTAAAAATATTATAATGCATTTTTTATTTGCACTTTTTATCGTATTTATGATAAAAAAAGAAATGGAATTAAGCTTTTTATTACAATTTTTATATCTAATAATTATTTTTTTTTTAGAGAAAAAAAGATTGTCCAATTTAATCAAATAA
- a CDS encoding dCTP deaminase/dUTPase family protein — MHKKIYRSTLVSSIRRPVEINFLKRKLISTGLLIYEKPRCSFFFKKKMIESICIIHLTKKKEHPFYNEIQIIVINVFSEKRNIIIKPNEELGILDIVTDVKIKWKKCSILNKSVRGNNSFGSTGIL, encoded by the coding sequence TTGCATAAAAAAATATATCGATCCACTTTAGTTTCCAGTATAAGAAGACCTGTTGAAATCAATTTTTTGAAAAGAAAATTGATTTCAACAGGTCTTCTTATTTATGAAAAACCTAGATGTTCTTTTTTTTTTAAAAAAAAAATGATAGAATCTATTTGTATCATTCATCTTACAAAAAAAAAAGAACATCCATTCTATAATGAAATTCAAATCATTGTAATAAACGTTTTTTCTGAAAAAAGAAATATAATCATTAAACCCAATGAAGAATTAGGAATATTAGATATCGTTACAGATGTTAAAATAAAATGGAAAAAATGTTCTATTTTAAATAAAAGTGTAAGAGGAAATAATAGTTTTGGAAGCACTGGAATATTATAA
- a CDS encoding sugar phosphate nucleotidyltransferase, with translation MKIIIPMAGKGSRLFPHTLNTPKPLIHIAGKTILRRLLENLSKLIQVFSIQEIIFILGNFGNQVEKQLIRLSHDMKIHPIIYYQVIPLGTADALLKAKKSLTGEPIIVAFSDSLFYHHFFDKEITTHQIDNIIWTKKVKNPHLFGVVKYSSSGIITHFIEKPNSYVSNFAIVGLYYFNNSLLLKKELQFLLDHNIKNEQEYQLTSALENMRKKGERFIIKQVKEWMDFGNQKKTICSNSKILSIESKNSELIHKKVIIKNSLIIKPCSIEENTSIENSIIGPYVSIGKFTKLKNSNIKKSIIQNYTIIQHANLSHSIIGNHSIYIGEKTKKISLSDYSVFK, from the coding sequence ATGAAAATTATAATCCCCATGGCGGGAAAAGGATCACGTCTTTTTCCACATACTTTAAATACTCCTAAACCATTGATACATATTGCAGGAAAAACAATTTTAAGAAGACTGTTGGAAAATTTATCCAAACTTATTCAAGTTTTTTCTATACAAGAGATAATTTTTATTTTAGGAAACTTTGGAAATCAAGTAGAAAAACAATTAATACGTCTATCTCATGATATGAAAATTCATCCTATTATATATTATCAAGTGATCCCCCTTGGTACAGCAGATGCTTTGTTAAAGGCTAAAAAATCTTTAACAGGAGAACCAATTATTGTAGCTTTTTCTGATTCGTTATTTTATCATCATTTTTTTGATAAAGAAATTACTACTCATCAAATAGATAACATTATATGGACAAAAAAAGTTAAAAATCCTCATTTATTTGGCGTAGTCAAATATTCTTCTTCAGGAATCATTACTCATTTTATAGAAAAACCAAATAGTTATGTATCAAATTTTGCTATTGTTGGACTTTATTATTTTAATAATAGTCTGCTTTTAAAAAAAGAATTACAATTTTTATTAGATCATAACATTAAGAATGAACAAGAATATCAGTTAACTTCGGCTTTAGAAAATATGAGAAAAAAAGGAGAAAGATTCATTATCAAACAAGTAAAAGAATGGATGGATTTTGGTAATCAAAAAAAAACTATTTGTTCAAATTCCAAAATATTATCCATTGAATCTAAAAATTCAGAATTAATTCATAAAAAAGTCATTATAAAAAATAGTTTGATTATAAAACCTTGTTCAATAGAAGAAAATACAAGTATTGAAAACAGTATTATAGGTCCTTATGTTTCAATAGGAAAATTCACAAAACTAAAAAATAGTAATATAAAAAAATCTATAATTCAAAATTATACAATCATTCAACACGCAAATTTAAGTCATTCAATAATAGGAAATCACTCTATTTATATAGGAGAAAAAACAAAAAAAATAAGTTTGAGTGATTATTCTGTTTTCAAATAA
- a CDS encoding Sec-independent protein translocase subunit TatA/TatB, translating into MYMDFISIFSIPLGTFGTTEIVVIVILALLLFGGKKIPELMRGLGTGLKEFKKASEEEKNSESEVKKEKK; encoded by the coding sequence ATGTACATGGATTTTATTTCTATTTTCTCTATACCACTTGGTACTTTTGGTACCACAGAAATCGTAGTTATTGTCATTCTTGCTCTTTTACTGTTTGGAGGTAAAAAAATTCCGGAATTAATGAGGGGATTGGGAACTGGATTGAAAGAATTTAAAAAAGCTTCTGAAGAAGAAAAAAATTCAGAATCAGAAGTTAAAAAGGAAAAAAAATAA
- a CDS encoding lytic transglycosylase domain-containing protein → METTKIRNIMFFVFILKSLVIQSISKPFLEQKNVINYHKNVFNPKLDLNNIHAEKLWNKTLGGKKKSLSGKKYSQNKKKNTVILNVNTEELKRRLNFLNQKSQIKILKYNSIVHASIESYIRMNKYIGKIISLSDFFFPMFEEKLENYRLPKELKYLAIIESNLNPVVTSKAGAKGIWQFMPETGKIYNLEINHLYDERNDPIKSTEAACRYLKFLYKKIGNWEFVLAAYNAGPGTVDKILQKYKNRKNFWELLEFFPKETQNYIPKFIAINYVMNYYKEHNIYKHYSSPYKYKYKETILIPIKQKISLKFFAFNLNLSYQDLILLNPQYLVDLIPSGNKLRLPKNKIFLFKKKDIFFLKKIHTN, encoded by the coding sequence ATGGAAACAACAAAAATAAGAAATATTATGTTTTTTGTGTTCATATTAAAAAGTTTGGTCATTCAATCTATATCAAAACCATTCTTGGAGCAAAAAAATGTAATCAATTATCATAAAAATGTTTTTAATCCAAAATTAGATTTAAATAATATACATGCAGAAAAATTATGGAATAAAACATTAGGAGGAAAAAAAAAATCTTTATCTGGAAAAAAGTACTCTCAAAATAAAAAAAAAAATACTGTTATTCTCAATGTTAATACTGAAGAATTAAAACGAAGACTAAATTTTTTAAATCAAAAATCTCAAATAAAAATATTAAAATACAACAGTATAGTACATGCTTCTATAGAAAGTTATATTCGTATGAATAAATATATAGGAAAAATTATTTCACTATCAGATTTTTTTTTTCCTATGTTTGAAGAAAAACTTGAAAATTACCGTCTTCCAAAAGAATTAAAATATTTAGCTATTATAGAATCCAATTTAAATCCTGTTGTGACTTCTAAAGCAGGAGCAAAAGGTATTTGGCAATTTATGCCTGAAACTGGAAAAATATATAATCTTGAGATTAATCATCTTTATGATGAAAGAAATGATCCTATTAAATCTACAGAAGCAGCTTGTAGATATTTGAAATTTTTGTATAAAAAAATAGGAAATTGGGAGTTTGTTTTAGCCGCTTACAATGCAGGACCTGGAACAGTGGACAAAATATTACAGAAATATAAAAATCGAAAAAATTTTTGGGAATTATTGGAATTTTTTCCGAAAGAAACCCAGAATTATATTCCAAAATTTATAGCTATTAATTATGTAATGAATTATTATAAGGAACATAATATTTACAAACATTATTCTTCTCCTTACAAATACAAATATAAAGAAACAATATTAATACCTATAAAGCAAAAAATTTCATTGAAATTTTTTGCTTTTAATTTAAATCTTTCCTATCAAGATTTAATCCTTCTCAATCCGCAATATCTTGTAGATCTTATTCCTTCAGGAAATAAGTTAAGATTGCCAAAAAATAAGATTTTTCTTTTTAAAAAGAAGGATATATTTTTTTTGAAAAAAATCCATACAAATTGA
- the recA gene encoding recombinase RecA — protein MNEKIEQKRKSLQLVLEKMDKIYGKGTVMQMGDSHIKNLEVISSGSLGLDIALGIKGFPKGRIIEIFGPESSGKTTLALHAINQSQKLGGFASFIDAEHAFDRIYAQKIGVNIKELIISQPDNGEQALEIVDNLIRSGVIDIIVVDSVAALTPKSEIEGEMGDSKIGLQARLMSQALRKLTSSIGKSKSILIFINQLREKIGVYGNPEVTTGGNALKFYSSIRLDIRKGNQIKNGEKILGNRTKVKVVKNKLSPPFRTAEFDIMYGEGISKIGEILDIGVDLGILKKNASWFSYGDIKLGQGRDSVKEFLKNKENIINEIQNNIYKNI, from the coding sequence ATGAACGAAAAAATTGAACAAAAAAGAAAATCTTTACAACTTGTATTGGAAAAAATGGATAAAATATATGGGAAGGGAACTGTAATGCAAATGGGAGATTCTCATATAAAAAATTTAGAAGTTATTTCTTCTGGGTCTTTAGGTTTAGATATTGCTTTAGGTATAAAAGGATTTCCAAAAGGTCGTATCATTGAAATATTTGGACCGGAATCTTCCGGTAAAACTACTTTAGCTTTACATGCTATAAATCAATCTCAAAAATTAGGAGGTTTTGCTAGTTTCATTGATGCAGAACATGCTTTTGATCGTATTTATGCTCAAAAAATAGGAGTAAATATAAAAGAATTAATTATATCTCAACCAGATAACGGAGAACAAGCACTAGAAATTGTAGATAATTTAATTAGATCTGGTGTTATTGATATTATAGTAGTTGATTCTGTAGCGGCTTTAACACCTAAAAGTGAAATAGAAGGAGAAATGGGTGATTCTAAAATCGGATTACAAGCGAGATTAATGTCTCAAGCTTTGAGAAAGCTAACATCTAGTATAGGAAAATCTAAAAGCATATTGATATTTATTAATCAATTGAGAGAAAAAATAGGAGTTTATGGAAATCCAGAAGTCACAACAGGAGGGAATGCTTTAAAATTTTATTCCTCAATACGATTAGACATTCGAAAAGGAAATCAAATTAAAAACGGAGAAAAAATATTAGGAAATAGAACCAAAGTAAAAGTAGTAAAAAATAAATTATCTCCTCCTTTTAGAACTGCCGAATTTGACATTATGTATGGAGAAGGAATTTCAAAAATTGGAGAAATTTTGGATATAGGAGTAGATTTAGGAATTCTAAAAAAAAATGCTTCTTGGTTTAGCTATGGAGATATAAAATTAGGTCAGGGAAGAGATTCTGTAAAAGAATTCTTAAAAAATAAAGAAAATATCATAAATGAAATACAAAACAATATATATAAGAATATATGA
- a CDS encoding MBL fold metallo-hydrolase, translating into MKITFLGTGTSQGIPVIGSKHPVCLSKNSKDKRLRSSILIEKDKKIFLIDCGPDFRYQMLRSNYEKLNAIFMTHEHQDHIGGLDDIRPIKMKKPIPIYGLRRVIESLKTRFCYIFSQNKKSNISKISVHELDNYKKFFFVENLKIFPLSIWHGHLPILGFRIENFAYITDASSIPIQTIQQLKGINILVLNVLRKIVKNSFPFMLSETLNIIQIIRPKKTYLTHISHTFGFHEEIETQLPKNVYLAYDRLIIYV; encoded by the coding sequence ATGAAAATTACTTTTTTGGGAACTGGAACTTCTCAGGGAATTCCCGTCATTGGATCTAAACATCCGGTATGTTTATCGAAAAACTCTAAAGATAAAAGACTTAGAAGCTCTATTTTAATTGAAAAAGATAAAAAAATTTTTTTGATAGATTGCGGACCAGATTTTCGTTATCAAATGCTAAGAAGTAATTACGAAAAATTAAATGCCATTTTTATGACACATGAACATCAAGATCATATAGGAGGATTAGACGATATAAGACCAATAAAGATGAAAAAACCCATTCCCATTTATGGATTACGTAGAGTTATAGAAAGTTTAAAAACAAGATTTTGTTATATTTTTTCGCAAAACAAAAAATCAAATATTTCCAAAATTTCTGTTCATGAATTAGATAATTATAAAAAATTTTTTTTCGTAGAAAATTTGAAAATTTTCCCTTTATCCATATGGCATGGACATCTTCCTATTTTAGGATTTCGTATAGAAAATTTTGCGTATATCACGGATGCTAGTAGTATTCCTATTCAAACCATACAACAATTAAAAGGGATAAACATATTGGTATTAAATGTATTAAGAAAAATAGTCAAAAATTCTTTTCCTTTCATGCTTTCTGAAACTTTAAATATTATTCAAATAATTCGTCCTAAAAAAACTTATTTAACACATATTAGTCATACATTTGGATTTCATGAAGAAATTGAAACACAATTACCTAAAAATGTATATCTGGCTTATGATAGATTAATTATATATGTATGA
- the ccsA gene encoding cytochrome c biogenesis protein CcsA, which produces MQQIKKILFSTKITSLLFLLLALSMAIATFIEKIYSTDVSKIFIYESTWFEVIMFLIIINLIGNIWKYKLWSYNKLPLFIFHFSFIFIFIGGIFSRYFSFEGTMSIREGKINGKILSSKNYIKLKINQGPNTRFYHDPYIFSSFHNGYQGVFFFKKNPLKIKVIDYIPCAKIFLSKEKNEEKFIKIVSTNQKKRTEHFVKNGEIINVNGILFSFNRKIPFGIIIFEKNHRLYIKSSFSGKSINMINRKISFFSKKVDHLLKIKHLYQIKTNRNHEIMQWVIPDRVVKGKLKYVKSCDHEEEENNKLSAITAKISFQNQSKLVTFLGGKNTTNMSPPLFFNNYKISIGYGSIFFNLPFFIKLKKFKLENYPGSEFPSTFISHVTLIDKNKKKNYFIYMNHVLNYKGFRFFQSGYDPDGKGTHFSVNNDYLGTYFSYIGYIFMSIGMFFTLFWKGTRFNDLKKKLKDLSYKNYSILFIGFYFISSIQNFVFSQIQELKKIPLENVSDAIHIPKKHGDNFGRLLVQDQKGRIKPINTIAIELLRKIHKKDSIGNLDANQWFISIHQDNIFWTKIPFIKVDKKGGHEFLNKVKANRQYYVSLMDLYFIDSKISKLKFILQEDYERAFSKNPFQRNEYDKAVLNLSERVGIMHEIFQGKYIRIFPIPHDVNQTWSSWVSNSNKLNPLGLSMFNDYLKSLLFSQHEKNWNIANKEIQKIRLYQIKYAKPILPSENKIYVEIIYNKLNIFYILSFLYAFFGVIIIIHSFLTIFLKKKYMIFFSKMFISILFVLFIFNFFGLISRWYISGHAPWTNGYESAIFISWCLIGISFLFYKNQFVSGITALIASILLIVAHYGNVMDPEITNLVPVLKSHWLIIHVATITSSYGFFLTGAFLGFLVLFLFILKVCFRNYSEMIYIHIEKLTIINEICLTIGLFLLTIGTFLGSVWANNSWGRYWSWDPKETWALISIMIYAFLLHMRLIPYFRSIFIFNFSSILSVSSILMTYFGVNYYLSGLHSYAKGDPISIPYWIYYSLLVLLIVSILSYYSFKFHNKNKKYQ; this is translated from the coding sequence ATGCAACAAATAAAAAAAATACTTTTTTCCACAAAAATTACTTCCCTACTATTCTTATTATTAGCCTTATCTATGGCTATAGCTACTTTTATAGAGAAAATATATTCTACAGATGTATCAAAAATATTTATTTACGAATCTACTTGGTTTGAAGTTATTATGTTCCTTATTATAATAAACCTGATAGGAAATATATGGAAATATAAATTATGGAGTTATAATAAATTACCTTTATTCATTTTTCATTTTTCATTTATATTCATTTTTATTGGTGGAATTTTTTCTAGATATTTCAGTTTTGAAGGGACAATGTCTATAAGAGAAGGAAAAATAAATGGAAAAATACTTTCTAGTAAAAATTATATAAAATTAAAAATAAATCAAGGACCTAACACTAGGTTTTATCATGATCCTTATATTTTTTCTTCTTTTCATAATGGATATCAAGGAGTGTTTTTTTTTAAAAAAAATCCTTTGAAAATTAAAGTCATAGATTATATTCCATGTGCAAAAATATTTTTATCAAAAGAAAAAAACGAAGAAAAATTTATAAAAATAGTTTCAACAAATCAAAAAAAAAGAACGGAACATTTTGTTAAAAATGGTGAGATTATAAATGTTAATGGAATTTTATTTTCTTTTAATAGAAAAATTCCTTTTGGAATTATAATTTTTGAAAAAAATCATAGACTTTATATAAAATCATCTTTTTCAGGTAAAAGCATTAACATGATAAATAGAAAAATCAGTTTTTTTTCAAAAAAAGTTGATCATCTATTGAAAATTAAACATTTATATCAAATTAAAACCAATCGAAACCATGAAATAATGCAATGGGTTATTCCTGATAGAGTTGTAAAAGGAAAATTAAAATATGTAAAATCATGTGATCATGAAGAAGAAGAAAATAATAAATTAAGTGCGATTACGGCAAAAATATCATTTCAAAATCAATCCAAACTAGTAACCTTTTTAGGAGGAAAAAATACCACAAATATGAGTCCTCCTTTATTTTTTAATAATTATAAAATATCCATTGGATATGGATCAATTTTTTTTAATCTTCCTTTTTTTATAAAATTAAAAAAATTCAAATTGGAAAATTATCCAGGTTCTGAATTTCCATCCACTTTTATAAGTCATGTAACATTAATAGATAAAAATAAGAAAAAAAACTATTTCATTTATATGAATCATGTTTTGAATTATAAAGGATTTCGATTTTTTCAATCTGGATACGATCCAGATGGAAAAGGAACTCATTTTTCTGTTAATAATGATTATTTAGGAACATATTTTTCCTATATAGGTTATATTTTTATGAGTATAGGGATGTTTTTTACTTTATTTTGGAAAGGTACTAGATTTAATGATCTTAAAAAAAAACTAAAAGATTTATCTTATAAAAATTATTCAATATTATTTATTGGATTTTACTTTATAAGTAGTATACAAAATTTTGTATTTTCTCAAATACAAGAATTAAAAAAAATACCGTTAGAAAACGTTTCTGATGCAATTCATATTCCTAAAAAACATGGAGATAATTTTGGACGTCTATTAGTACAAGATCAAAAAGGTAGAATTAAACCTATTAATACAATCGCTATTGAATTACTTAGAAAAATACACAAAAAAGATTCTATAGGGAATTTAGATGCAAATCAATGGTTTATATCAATTCATCAAGATAATATATTTTGGACAAAAATTCCTTTTATTAAAGTTGATAAAAAAGGAGGACATGAATTTTTAAATAAAGTAAAAGCAAATCGACAATATTATGTTTCTCTTATGGATTTATATTTTATAGATTCAAAAATTTCGAAACTAAAATTTATTCTTCAAGAAGATTATGAACGAGCTTTTTCTAAAAATCCTTTTCAAAGAAATGAATATGATAAAGCCGTATTGAATCTTAGTGAACGTGTAGGAATAATGCATGAAATTTTTCAAGGAAAATATATCCGTATTTTTCCTATTCCTCATGATGTCAATCAGACTTGGTCTAGTTGGGTATCCAATTCAAATAAATTGAATCCTTTGGGTTTATCTATGTTTAATGATTATCTTAAATCTTTATTATTTTCTCAACATGAAAAAAATTGGAATATTGCGAATAAAGAAATTCAAAAAATACGATTATATCAAATCAAGTATGCAAAACCTATTTTGCCTTCAGAAAATAAAATATATGTAGAAATTATTTATAACAAATTAAATATATTTTATATATTATCTTTTTTATATGCTTTTTTTGGAGTTATTATTATTATTCATTCTTTTTTAACAATTTTTTTGAAAAAAAAATATATGATTTTTTTTTCAAAAATGTTTATTTCCATTTTATTCGTTCTATTTATTTTTAATTTTTTCGGATTAATTTCCAGATGGTATATTTCTGGACATGCTCCATGGACTAATGGATATGAATCTGCGATTTTTATTAGTTGGTGTTTGATCGGTATAAGTTTTTTATTTTATAAAAATCAATTTGTTTCAGGAATCACAGCTTTAATCGCATCCATTTTACTGATTGTTGCACATTATGGAAATGTGATGGATCCAGAAATAACCAATTTGGTTCCCGTATTAAAATCTCATTGGTTGATTATACATGTTGCAACCATCACATCGAGTTATGGTTTCTTTTTAACAGGAGCATTTTTGGGTTTTTTAGTCCTGTTCCTTTTTATATTAAAGGTATGTTTTCGTAATTATAGTGAAATGATTTACATTCATATTGAAAAATTGACTATTATTAATGAAATATGTTTGACTATAGGACTTTTTTTATTAACCATAGGAACTTTTTTAGGTTCTGTATGGGCAAATAATAGTTGGGGACGTTATTGGAGTTGGGATCCTAAGGAAACTTGGGCTTTGATTAGTATAATGATTTATGCTTTTTTATTACATATGCGATTAATTCCATATTTTAGAAGCATATTTATTTTTAATTTTTCCAGTATTTTATCTGTAAGTTCTATTTTAATGACTTATTTTGGAGTAAATTACTATTTATCAGGACTACATTCTTATGCAAAAGGAGATCCTATTTCTATTCCTTACTGGATCTATTATAGTTTGTTAGTTTTGTTAATTGTATCTATTTTATCTTATTATTCATTCAAATTTCATAACAAAAATAAAAAATATCAATAA
- a CDS encoding lysophospholipid acyltransferase family protein produces the protein MNFHSFFFKKHFRKKKSTLFRDAFGNFHFIKRFLIFTFGCISYNRYNGFNRLHLEGTEYIKNLPDKKVLFVSNHQTYFADVFAMFHVFCSVKNGFINSIRNPIYLLNPKVNLYYVAAKETMNQGILTKLFMYSGGITVKRIWKKEKKKINCSINILSDITRMGIAINDGWLITFPQGTTQAFAPGRRGIVHVIKKYTPIVVPIVIDGFQKAYDKKGIRIKKKGVLQKMKFKEPIQMDLKKETTDSIMEKIMDAIEQSPKYKKDNS, from the coding sequence GTGAATTTTCATTCGTTTTTTTTTAAAAAACATTTCAGAAAAAAAAAAAGTACTTTATTTAGAGATGCATTTGGTAATTTTCATTTTATAAAACGTTTTTTAATTTTTACTTTTGGTTGTATTTCTTATAATCGTTATAATGGATTTAATCGATTGCATTTGGAAGGAACTGAATATATAAAAAATTTACCTGATAAAAAAGTTCTTTTTGTATCTAATCATCAAACTTATTTTGCAGATGTTTTTGCTATGTTTCATGTATTTTGTAGTGTAAAAAATGGTTTTATCAATAGTATTAGAAATCCTATTTATCTTTTAAATCCGAAAGTTAATTTATATTATGTAGCAGCAAAAGAGACTATGAATCAAGGTATTTTAACTAAATTATTTATGTATTCAGGAGGAATTACTGTGAAAAGAATTTGGAAAAAAGAAAAAAAAAAAATTAATTGTTCTATAAATATATTATCTGATATCACTCGTATGGGTATCGCGATCAATGATGGGTGGTTAATTACTTTTCCACAAGGTACAACTCAAGCTTTTGCTCCTGGACGAAGAGGAATTGTTCACGTTATCAAAAAATACACTCCTATTGTTGTTCCCATTGTAATAGATGGATTTCAAAAAGCCTATGATAAAAAAGGAATTCGCATTAAAAAAAAAGGAGTATTACAAAAAATGAAATTTAAAGAACCTATTCAAATGGATTTGAAAAAAGAAACGACAGATTCTATTATGGAAAAAATTATGGATGCCATCGAACAATCTCCAAAATATAAAAAGGATAATTCATAA